In the Flavisolibacter tropicus genome, one interval contains:
- a CDS encoding PhnA domain-containing protein produces MKLEEVLLQRSGNQCELCGSTNDLQLYEVPPQDQPTEDNCIILCAKCRAQIEKREELDSKHWQGLTDRMWSEVPGIQVMAWRMLNRLRNESWAADSLDMLYLDDDRLAWAKATGDHEADASVDLHRDANGNILQQGDTVVLTKSLDVKGSTLNAKMGTVVKNIRLVENNTEQIEGKIEGQVIVILTKYVRKQSS; encoded by the coding sequence ATGAAGCTGGAAGAGGTTCTTTTACAACGTAGCGGAAATCAATGTGAGCTATGCGGGTCAACCAATGACTTACAACTCTATGAAGTACCACCTCAAGACCAGCCTACTGAAGACAACTGTATCATTTTATGTGCTAAGTGTCGGGCGCAGATAGAAAAACGGGAAGAGTTAGATAGCAAACATTGGCAAGGGCTTACAGATCGTATGTGGAGCGAGGTGCCGGGTATACAAGTAATGGCTTGGCGTATGCTAAACCGGTTACGTAATGAAAGCTGGGCTGCCGATAGCTTGGACATGCTTTACCTGGATGATGACCGACTGGCATGGGCGAAGGCTACCGGCGATCATGAAGCAGATGCCAGTGTAGATCTGCACCGAGATGCCAATGGCAATATATTGCAACAGGGCGACACGGTAGTTTTAACCAAATCATTGGATGTAAAAGGCTCTACCCTGAATGCCAAAATGGGAACTGTAGTAAAAAATATCCGCCTTGTAGAAAACAACACAGAACAGATAGAAGGTAAAATTGAAGGGCAGGTTATTGTCATACTTACTAAATATGTAAGGAAACAGAGTAGCTAG
- a CDS encoding FkbM family methyltransferase, with product MKAIVKTLYNALPFKQTLFSVLKQVWTPKESVFKHLHFKGVFTVPIDGSTSFMINHYGYQVENDIFWAGLTKGWEKESLKLWIKLCEECESIIDIGANTGVYTLTAKAVNPSSKVYAFEPIERVYNKLTANIRLNNFDILAVKMAASNKDGTAIFYDTSTEHTYSASVNRNLLLSQTSSIIQTTIETITLNSFIKQNGITHIDLLKIDVETHEPEVLQGFSEYLATFRPAMLIEILTDEIGNRVHNMLQGLDYLYFNIDESLGARQVEKITKTRHDNYLICNAETARRIGLIE from the coding sequence ATGAAAGCAATAGTTAAAACGCTATATAATGCTCTTCCGTTCAAGCAGACTCTTTTTTCTGTACTAAAACAAGTATGGACCCCGAAGGAATCAGTTTTCAAACACTTGCATTTTAAAGGAGTGTTTACTGTTCCCATTGACGGCTCTACATCTTTTATGATAAACCACTACGGTTACCAGGTAGAAAACGACATCTTTTGGGCAGGTCTGACAAAAGGGTGGGAGAAGGAATCTTTAAAGCTTTGGATAAAACTGTGTGAGGAATGTGAAAGCATAATTGATATAGGAGCTAACACTGGCGTATATACTTTAACTGCTAAAGCGGTAAACCCATCTTCCAAGGTTTATGCATTTGAGCCCATAGAAAGAGTTTATAACAAACTGACCGCCAACATCAGGCTAAATAACTTTGATATTCTAGCAGTAAAAATGGCTGCATCAAACAAAGACGGGACAGCAATATTTTATGATACATCCACAGAGCATACCTATTCGGCGTCTGTTAACAGAAATCTTTTACTCTCTCAAACCTCCAGCATTATACAAACAACAATCGAAACGATTACGTTGAATTCATTTATTAAGCAGAATGGTATCACCCATATTGATTTACTTAAGATAGATGTTGAAACGCACGAGCCAGAAGTTTTACAGGGGTTCTCTGAGTATTTAGCTACGTTCCGACCTGCTATGTTGATTGAAATATTGACGGATGAAATTGGCAATAGGGTGCATAATATGTTACAGGGGCTTGACTATCTCTATTTCAATATTGATGAGAGTCTTGGTGCTCGTCAAGTGGAAAAAATAACAAAGACTAGGCATGACAATTATTTGATCTGCAATGCTGAAACCGCAAGAAGAATTGGACTGATAGAATAG
- a CDS encoding OsmC family protein, which translates to MLRNATAVWNGSGKEGNGHLTTQSGVLEQTQYSFNSRFAEGKGTNPEELVAAAHAGCFTMKLSFVLNEAGFTADNLETKCEITFENGTVTKSHLTVKGRVPNIDEAKWQECVKNAEENCPISKLLKATITSEAQLTQ; encoded by the coding sequence ATGCTTCGTAATGCAACAGCCGTTTGGAATGGCTCTGGAAAAGAAGGCAATGGACATTTAACTACCCAAAGTGGTGTTTTAGAGCAAACACAATATTCTTTCAACTCTCGTTTTGCAGAAGGCAAAGGCACTAACCCTGAGGAACTGGTAGCAGCGGCTCACGCCGGATGTTTTACAATGAAGCTAAGCTTTGTTTTAAATGAAGCCGGTTTTACTGCCGACAACTTAGAAACAAAGTGTGAAATAACCTTTGAAAATGGCACAGTTACCAAATCGCATTTGACCGTAAAAGGACGTGTGCCTAATATTGATGAAGCCAAATGGCAGGAGTGTGTAAAGAACGCTGAAGAAAACTGTCCTATCTCTAAACTTCTGAAGGCTACGATTACTTCAGAAGCCCAATTAACGCAATAA